A genomic window from Silene latifolia isolate original U9 population chromosome Y, ASM4854445v1, whole genome shotgun sequence includes:
- the LOC141628227 gene encoding uncharacterized protein LOC141628227, with protein MDPIKYMFKKSELNGRMSRWTLMLSEFDLKYVPLKAIKGRVVADFLADNPIEVEIVDNWSFPDEEVIHIEDDVWDLYFDSASNYMGYGDGILLISAKGEHVPVLIKLDFNVTNNVAEYEACLLGLRNALDFAVKKLLVHWDSSLVINQVVRTRKIKSDSLAPYQARIEELERYFDDVKYVHLPRDENKFADAL; from the coding sequence ATGGATCCAATCAAGTACATGTTTAAAAAATCGGAGCTCAATGGTAGAATGTCGAGATGGACTCTTATgctatccgagtttgatctcaaatacgtacccttAAAAGCAATTAAGGGAAGGGTAGTAGCCGATTTCCTTGCTGACAACCCAATCGAAGTTGAGATAGTGGATaattggtcatttcccgacgaagaGGTGATTCATATAGAAGATGATgtgtgggacctatactttgatagtgcatcaaatTATATGGGATACGGGGACGGAATTCTCCTAATATCCGCGAAGGGTGAACACGTTCCTGTTTTAATCAAATTGGACTTCAACGTGACAAATAATGTCGCGGAATATGAGGCATGTTTGTTGGGCTTGCGTAACGCGCTCGATTTTGCCGTGAAGAAGCTTCTGGTACATTGGGACTCCTCCCTCGTGATCAACCAAGTAGTTAGGACAAGGAaaatcaaaagtgatagtttggccCCATACCAAGCAAGGATCGAAGAATTAGAACGATACTTCGATGATGTCAAATATGTTCACCTTCCGAGAGATGAAAATAAATTTGCAGATGCACTATAA